Within Pungitius pungitius chromosome 18, fPunPun2.1, whole genome shotgun sequence, the genomic segment AACTTTGGCTTTTGCTCGGAGCGAGGGATGATGGGGATTATGGGAGAGCGAGAACAGCAGGGTGGTGGATCTGTGGTGGATcgatggtggaggtggaagcGCCGCCCCCGGCATGGCGGCGTAGTTTGTGGCGTTTTCCCGCCGCCGCTCTCGCTATTTTGCGTCTTTTTGCGCTGATGGCCGCGGAATGTCAGAATCCCGCTTTTGTCGAGCCGAGGGGAGATTACAATAGAGAGGGGGTTTCATTTTGTCACtgataacaccccccccccccccccctcctctctctcgctcacacacacccacacacgcacagctgTTATTAGCATTTTTCCTCTGATTCAGTTTTGTGTGTAGATGAAAGGAGGGGGCCGAGAGGTGAAGGGAGACGGTGGGTGAGCAGTCTATTCTCCTGCGGTACTCTTCTCTCCCGAGATGCAATCCGCCCCCATCGACAGTGAACGAGTGGAATTCTGCTGAATTGCTTCGCTTTTATGAAGCTTCTCCCAATTGTGTGCCACAAAGCACTTCTGCTTAATCGCAACCCGTCTCTTCTGCCCTGTCCGTGTCCCCCATGCTCTCACACGTCTGCGTGCACGTCATTGGCCACTGGGAGAGGCTCTGCGACTGGGCCTGTGCAGCACATTTATTGTTGAGAGCAGATGAAAGGCGCCTGTTGGTAACGTTTCTCTCCTCAAAGACACAgtgttgatgatgttgttgtgtCTCGCTGGTGCTCAGCCGGTCACCCGCGTGTCATTTccggtgacggggggggggctttgggtgAAATCTCTGACCACTCTGctctctctgtcccccccccccccccccccccctcttgtccgTAGACTCGCAGCGGTCCCATTTGTCCTCTTTCACCATGAAACTGATGGACAAGTTCCACTCTCCCAAGATCAAGAGGACTCCATCCAAGAAGGGCAAGCAGCTGCAGCCGGAGCCGGCAGCCAAGAGTGCCGAGAAACCTGCAAACAAGGTCTGTTTGTGTTCAGGTGCCAGAcaatatacgtgtgtgtgtgtgtgtgtattgtgggAAATGCATCTTGTtcccaccttttttttcccgtgcGCCTGTTTGTGAGGCGATTTGGTTTcctgtttaatgttttgtgcGCCCGTACTCCATTGTGTCTGCGTATCTGCGCGAGTTCCCCCCGGCTGGTTCCCACAGCCTCCCAGTCGCTGCGGTGGCTGGCTGTGCTGGAGCAGGTGTTTTAACCTATAAAGACATGAATGGAACCGGGCCCTTTTCCTGAATGAACTCCTCCGCTCCCTCTCAAGGCCTTTTGTAGTGACGACTATATTCCCCAGCAGCCCTGCTGTGGCAGAATGAAGAGGCTGATAGAGCCCGTTGCTGTGGCTCCGAGCCACATCACCGGATAGATGGATCTATGAGCTGCAAGCAAACCACGCTGTAATAGAACCGTAGCATGAAGTCCAGACCTCCCCTCTCAAACAAGTTTTTCCCTGCATACTCCGCTTCGACGTTAGAGTTCAGCGCGGTCATGACAGGTACAAGTAGCCGTGTGTGGTGCCATTCTGAAATGCTgtgttccctctccctcctcccgtaGAAGGTCAGCCGGCTGGAGGAGCACGAGAAGGAGGTGGTCAGCGCCCTGCGCTACTTCAAGACGATCGTGGACAAAATGGTCGTGGAGAAGAAGGTGCTTGAGATGCTCCCCGGCTCGGCCAGcaaggtgctggaagccatCCTGCCTCTGGTTCAGGTGGAGGCGCGCATACAGCACAGGTGAGCACAGACTTCAAAGCTTCCAGGGCCCGTTGCCtgaagccttaaaaaaaaaaaaaaaaatgacgttCCTGTGGCACGCGAGACACGTTGGAGCTCCTGTCTTTTCCTTTGTGCCTCTCCCCATCCGTCAGTACGGATGACAGTGTGGAGGTCAGAGGTGACCGATTCTTCATCTCACAGCCCTCTGGAACCTATTGATGGATTGCTGTGCAAACTATTGTAGAGTTTACTGTTGGGTGATGAAGAAGAGTTCCACCCTGACGTGCTAACGATGTTTTTCCATGCAGCGTTGGAGCCTTCAGAGATTTAAATCAATATCGGTCAGATAAGTAGGTCAACAGTGGGTGTAGCTGCTGCCCGCGGTCGTTGCACCGAGTCGCTTAATTTGCAAAAGGTTTTGCGTCTGCGGtcgtccccccgcccccccccgtctcccgcTCGCCGTGCAGCTAAGCCTCGCGCAGACAGCGGATGGATGTTCCGGCGCTGTGAATCAGCGCTCAGCGTGTTGCCACAGGCCTGGGCCACACCTCGGGCGTTAGGTCTAAATGCGCCATTCACTTACAGGCAGAAACAACACCACCCTACCTCACCGTGTGGTTCCGTCGGCACCACAAAGCTTGTAGTCGAGCATACCTGCAGCGCAGCAATTGGCCAACGAAGATGTTGTTTAACAGCCGGTAGGAGGATGGTGTTTGATATGTGGGATTAGCTCCTCTGGTTTCCTTTCCGTCTCCTCATCTGTtccatgttccccccccctcacccccaacCATGTGCTCCCACCCTTCCAACAGTTCGGCGCTCTCTTCCTGCCATAACCGGGTGTACCAGAGCCTGGCCAACCTCATCCGTTGGGCGGACCAGGTGATGCTGGATGGCATCGACCTGGAGGACAAGGAGAACGTGGCGTCCGTCACCAGCGTCATCAAAGCGGTCCTGGATGGAGTCAAGGTCGGCGCCCTTTGCTCGTAGAGGAAGTGTCGCGCGAttcgccgcagcagcagcagccgctgaccgctctttttttttttttttgggacagGAATTGGTGAAGCTGACCATAGAGAAGCAGGAGCAGCCGTCACCCACCACCCCGAACAAACCGGCGCCACCTGCCATCGTGGCGGAGAGGTGAGTGTGCCCTGCCCGCTGCCGCAGAATACAGACGCCCCGCGGGCGGCTCGTCCACTCACGTggctctttgtttgtgtgtgtgtgtgtgtgtgtgtgtgtgtgtgtgtgtgtgtgtgtgtgtgtgtgtgtgtgtgtgtgtgtgtgtgtgtgtgtgtgtgtgtgtgtgtgtgtgtgtgtgtgtgtgtgtgtgtgtgtgtgtgtgtgtgtgtgtgtgtgtgtgtgtgtgtgtgtgtgtgtgtgtgcgcgcagcagCGTGACGTCGGAGAAGCCCTCGGCGGCTCGGGAGCAGGAGGCCTCGAAAAAGACGGCTGCGGCAGCGACTCCCGCAGAGGCTGCCACGGACGTGCCAGAAGAGGAAGTGGcccctcccaaacccccccttcCTGAAGCCAAAATGGCAGAGCTCAGGTgaggacagcacacacacacacacacactatacactCTATAGAATTATAGAGGATGCAGAATGTTACAGTCACTGTACAAGATTTCTCACTGAAGCTTCTACCTCGGCTTGGCCGGTCCTGGGGAGGTGAGGATACTTAATTGGGCTCCATTTGTTGACGTGATAAAGATTTAAATCTTCGACTAGTGTGAAATTCTTTCTAACCGATGAAGTGGTGACAACggcttggtgggggggggggggggcggtggccaCAGAAATGTGgtgaccttttgtttttaaaaaaagcttttttttccattgacaTCAAATGAGGAATAAAGAAGGTTTTTAGGATGTGGGACTGGGAGGGCCAGGGGAATTCCGCATTACATTTCCACTGACATTTAGGcgtttctcttctcttcccgtGCTTGGCCAGCCGCGGCTCCATCCAGCCGAATACCTAAACGACCAGCTTTGAGAATCTTTCATTACTTTCCCACTTAAAATGTGGCGCACACTCTGGTTTGTCTGTTTGCTCTGTCTCTTCCTTCTTACTCTTTCTACTTCTGCTGTCTTTTTCAACTTGTCTCATCTTTGGTTTCCCTGTGGATTCTGGGAACAGAGCACAGTTGAGTGCTGACGCTGGCCAAAGGAGACCCTCTCAGAAGGAGAAGTACGTTGGCCCGTAGGATCACCTGTCTCCGTTATAACATCCCACCCCagaccccaccccctcccccctcctccctcctccactgccCATTCGGCTTCTGGATTGGATGAAGTTGCATGGTTGCATTCTCCCAGACTTTGTTTTACCCTGTGCTTCCCCCCCGAGGACTTCACCATCCAATCAGAGGGCCGGCGTTGCATGAGCGTGTGTGACTGACCTGTGCCGTGATGCTTTTTGCTGGCCTCCATGTCACGGTGCCTTGTGTTCCGCTCCACGCCTTCATTTTGACCCCGTATTAACTCACTGACGTTTTGGGTTTGACAAGCAGGACAACTTTGTGTCATAGCTGAGacagagaggacggggggggggggggggggggatgactgtgtgtgtgtttcatgtatTCATACATGGATTTGTGTGTGCCTACATGGCGGAGGAGAGCGTGTTCTGCCTCTTTGCGCGCGAGACACCTGACACGCGCGCCGCTTTCATTCCGCTGTCTCTGTGCGCCGTTCTTCCCGCAGCCCTCCGCCAGCCCTCCCCCCCAAGAAGCGCCAGTCGGCCCCCTCGCCGACGCGCGTCGCCGTGGTCGCCCCGATGAGCCGCGGCTCCAGCCTGCCCTGCAGCGTCCACAGACAGGTGCAGGACGCCTCGTCGTGTTTTTCTCGACGTTGGACCGCCGGGACAACGAGAGCGCTGACGgccttttttgtctctttttgtccgTGCAGCAGCAGGACTATGAGCAGGAGTTCCTCCAGAGGCGTTTCTCTGGAGGGAGCCAGTCCTACGGGGGGGATTCCCCGCGCCTCTCTCCGTGCAGCAGCATGGGGAAACTTAGTAAGTCTGACGAACAGCTCTCGTCCATGGAGCAGGACAGCGGTCAGTGTTCTCGTAACACCAGCTGTGAGACGCTAGGTAAGACTACGAAGAAGAAGCCACCGTAGCCACCGGTTCCATGGAACTTTATTGACTCTAGAGcgaagcctttttaaaaaaacacacacagacacattggCTTAGAGCACGTTGACCCGGACCACAGCCAAACGTTGGCTCATACTGTGACTTTAAGAGAATGAACGTCACTCAGCGCAGAAATTCCTGCTTGTTTACGTTTCCTAAATATTTTCCACGCGGCTCTTTCGATGTTAGTTTTGTTGCTTGGAAAGCTGTATCGAGGAACCAGATGAAAAAGGGAACCGACTAACCGAACCCGCAACGAGCCTTTGCTTTGCATTTACTTAAATCATCTCACCTGTTATGGTGCTACAGTAAAAATCTTCCTTCTGGTTCAGTCAGaattttattcttaaaatgtgatttctacctgtctttttttttttttttttttttttcaccttttcagACAACACGGAGACTTACGACCCGGATTACGACTTCCTCCACCAGGACTTGTCAGCTGGGGAAAACCTCCCCCAGTCCCCGTGGGGGGGTGCCTGAGCCCACTGCCCGAGTCACACAGCGAGTCCTCCTCCCCGGTCCCCGGACAGCATCCCTCGCACCCCCGCTTCAGCGCCCCCGCCTCACAGCAGCAGTCAGAATACTGGACCCCGCAGCCCAATCAAACCAACCCCTTACGCCCCTGCCGCGTCAGCGCGCCCCCCGCCCTTCCCCAGAAGAAGCGACGCAGCACCCAGAATTCGCCGTTCCCCGACGCGGGCTCCAGGGTGCTGTACGAGCGCTACCCCTCCCAATATGACAACCtgtcggaggaggagctgcacccCACGCCGCCGTTCCCCCTTTTCACGCCCATCTCCCCCATGCCCCAGACCAACGGGGGCGTGTTCATCGCCCAGTACGTAGCCGGCGAGCACGCGGACGTCCCCATCAGCCCGCCGCCACTGccggaaaagaaaagcagacacAGTGAGTGGGGGCACCGAGCAAAGGGACGGGACAAAGAGTCGTACGGAGGGAAGGATACAGGGAGGGGCGGAGTGGATTTTATTTCAGGTCAGGGGGAGATTAGCCGCGCTCCGTCATCGGTTCATTGAGGCACAGCTGATGTCAAGGAAATGTTCCTCTGTGAAtagaggcaggaagtgaaagcCAGGATGTGCTACAATGGGGCCGCCTTAAAGGCCACAGGGGGCCACATTTGGTCATCTGGTCATGACACACCTGCTGCATCACTTCCTCTCGAGCTACTGTGCGATGTCATTCCATGCAGTCATGGTGCATGATGAAATGCATGTGGAATTGTAGGTGACCAACTACCATGACGTCTGTTTTAAAGTTTTTCTTAGGAAATTCTGAGgaaatgatgtcatcagggcGATCTCGCGTTGGGCATGGAGATGTTTTGGTGAAATAATTGGGATTTGTCGGCCTCTTAATAAAAAGTGATGcttcatttaattcaaaatgGGCTCTACGTATATATGGACAGTGTCAAGATGTCTCTATTCTTGACTTTGAAAAtggttgaattgtttttttttttgtgcaaaatcaACAACGTACTTTTTATTACTCCAATCCACCTCCAGTCCTCCAGTACATGCAGTTTGTGGAAGACTACTCGGAGCCGCAGCCCTCGATGTTCTACCAGATGCCGCAGAGCGAGAGTATCTACGAGCAGCGCAACAAGCGCTTCCAGGAGGTCTACGGCTTCAACGACTCCTTCAGCAGCACCGACTCGGTCCACGAGCCGGTGCTGCCTCCAGCGTTGCCCCCGAAACAAAGGCAGCTGGTAAGGAGCCTCCCCAATGTGTGCAAGCGTGACGGTAACCAGATGCTCCTACGTTGTGCTGTTTCTTATGCACTGCCACGGTTAAGCTGAATGTGACTTCCTATGCGGGTAAAAAGACGGATTTAGGAAAAAGCTGTCATTTTAAATTCCTCCAATTGTTCGGTTCTTCTTCCTTTAAATTCAAACCACATCTTGGAGGCGGAGCAGCCTTCATTGATCACGCTGTTAATTTATGAGATCATACCTAGAATCACGCATGCCTGAGAGCTTACTGGTGAACAACAGAAGTGCTCCCAATGGCTTCATGCCTCATGCTTGGCAGCAAAGAGGTGGGAAGGAATGCAGAAAGGATTCCATTGGTAGtcatctccttttccttttttcttcttcagtcgAGTCAACTTGTTATCTCTctcacatttatattattattattattattattatccaccATTCGTCTCCCCTTTCTGTAACCAAAGCAGACTTtttttgtgcacacacagaggTGTTTGCTTGTCATTGGGAGATAAGACCAGCCGTTATCAGCACAAATCAGATCCATTCCACTTATCTTAATCAGGGTTAATTGAGACAACTGTCCAACTGGGAGTCAGTCATttacagggggagggggagggagggggggcgtcgGCGAAGCGATTTCGGATGGATCCCGGCAGGAGACGACACCTTGTGATGAGCCGCGTTACTTTAAATTGATTTCTCCTCCTACGCTCTGGGCGATAGCGGTGATTATCTCTCATTGGATATTTGTGCTGCAGAGATTCAGGGGGAACGTGCACCTGCACAGAAGCACGTCGATTGGAGCGCGAGACTCCTGCAGCTTTCCCACTGAACGGGACGTTCGGAAGCCTCTCGGGATTAGCCGTGTTGGCTGCGCTCCACAGAAATAAACCAGGATTCACCACCGCGGAGCTACAGGATCGGAGGGGCATTGCGTGTTTAGTTGGTCAGGTGTTTGCCAGACTGCCACAAAGaagccctcccccctccctcccctccctcttctctcccccacTAATGCCTTCCATACATATTTGAAGGTGACAAATTGATCCGTGGTCTGGCCTAAAGCTGTGTAGTAATGAGCAGAGCTGGATGtgctgtgtcccccccccccccccccccccccagtgatggAAATAGACTCCGTGGCTGAGTGGCAGTCTACATCGAAAAGTCTGTCTTCTGTCTCCCTCGCTTTGATCACTGCCACCACGGCGCCGCATTTAGAGCCTTTATTTTTATCGCCGTTATTGTGTGAGCGTGCGGTCGTGCCGCACTCATCTCCACTCCGCCGCGAGGCCTAATCTGGCCCCGTGTTTTGGACTCGATGAGCTCGTGGCCCGGGCGGAATAAGCCGGTTTGGCTCCCTCCATAAACCCGTGTTCCAGGCTTACGCGCATTGGCGACTTTGCGCAGCTTggcatacattttctttttttttctttttaaatcaaaaaagtAATTCCAGCTGCTCGGTGGATAACAAAATGGGTGGAAATGAATTCAAACGGATCATTCTGGCCCCGTTAAGAACGCGGGGGGCGGTCGGCCTGCTTTCTGGGGACACGGGGCGTTTATCTGTCCCTCGCAGTGGACGCAGTGGCGTGTAACCTGTCCGCGTCACATGGCCCTTCCAGTAATTACAGCTTCCTTGAAAGGACTCCAAATTAGACATAACAGCGCAGTTCAGCAGCGCGTCCACCGTACGAGTCAGGTTTAGTCTTTACTTCCACAGCTGGCTAAGCCTCTCCCTCCAACTAGCAGAATCCTGCCGCAGCTGCAGCTTTCACCACTTCGCCTCTCTGCTGCTGAGCTTTGATTAAATCTGCTCTAATTCAGTCTTGCTTACTCGTGTAATCAACTGtcccctcttttcttttcttctcctcctatAACACCTTGTATCTCCCCCTTTTGCCTtccttaacacccccccccccccccgtcactgtCACTCTATTTCAATTTCTATCTTTTCCACCTTCTctgtcttcttctttgtttcccccccctcaggcctcccactcttcctccccctcttcctcctcctcctcttccctctcctgcCACCTCCAGCCGTCTGTAGCGGCCATGGAGGAGGCGGGC encodes:
- the rapgef1b gene encoding LOW QUALITY PROTEIN: rap guanine nucleotide exchange factor 1b (The sequence of the model RefSeq protein was modified relative to this genomic sequence to represent the inferred CDS: inserted 1 base in 1 codon), yielding MSGKIENKQDSQRSHLSSFTMKLMDKFHSPKIKRTPSKKGKQLQPEPAAKSAEKPANKKVSRLEEHEKEVVSALRYFKTIVDKMVVEKKVLEMLPGSASKVLEAILPLVQVEARIQHSSALSSCHNRVYQSLANLIRWADQVMLDGIDLEDKENVASVTSVIKAVLDGVKELVKLTIEKQEQPSPTTPNKPAPPAIVAESSVTSEKPSAAREQEASKKTAAAATPAEAATDVPEEEVAPPKPPLPEAKMAELRAQLSADAGQRRPSQKENPPPALPPKKRQSAPSPTRVAVVAPMSRGSSLPCSVHRQQQDYEQEFLQRRFSGGSQSYGGDSPRLSPCSSMGKLSKSDEQLSSMEQDSGQCSRNTSCETLDNTETYDPDYDFLHQDLSAGENXPPVPVGGCLSPLPESHSESSSPVPGQHPSHPRFSAPASQQQSEYWTPQPNQTNPLRPCRVSAPPALPQKKRRSTQNSPFPDAGSRVLYERYPSQYDNLSEEELHPTPPFPLFTPISPMPQTNGGVFIAQYVAGEHADVPISPPPLPEKKSRHILQYMQFVEDYSEPQPSMFYQMPQSESIYEQRNKRFQEVYGFNDSFSSTDSVHEPVLPPALPPKQRQLASHSSSPSSSSSSSLSCHLQPSVAAMEEAGSALGLSMSVSNSYLIGQASLITPTSLDQVALTSATVLDGGGDGPNGSLAGSLGSVAVCLPSDSSLADSLHASASECANDEAGEGEYVNLYSSSRANGELPLSLRETITADDVLQDPNPQMPSTNSKEALDKERRQKSTESAGSDEEDVDELSLIDHKEIMSRITLKQENDDGPDVRAGSGDILLVHATETDRKDLVLYCEAFLTTYRTFITPEDLIKKLHYRYTRFCHSPDTFKKRVSKNTFFVLVRVVDELCLVELTEDILKQLMDLVFTLVCNGELSLARVLRKNILDKVEQRKLLRYTNSLKPLAARGVSARPGTLHDFRSHEIADQLTLLDAELFYKIEIPEVLLWAKEQNEEKSPNLTQFTEHFNNMSYWVRSLIIQQEKAQDREKLLLKFIKIMKHLRKLNNFNSYLAILSALDSAPIRRLEWQKQTSEGLEEYCTLIDSSSSFRAYRAALAEVEPPCIPYLGLILQDLTFVHLGNPDLIDGKVNFSKRWQQFNILDSMRRFQQVHYELKRNEDIVCFFNDFSDHLAEEALWELSLKIKPRNITRRKTDREEKT